The genomic window AATCACTGATGCGGTGTGCCCTGCAGCTTAAAACAAAAAATAAGCAGGCTTGAGCCTGCTTATATATTCTGTATTCTCCAGACATCACCGTCTAATAGAATAAGATCTAAATTCAACTTTTTAACTTCAAGTTGCGCAGAAGCTAAATCAGTAAAGGTTTTCTCGTTGCGTTCTGAATCCACTGAGGTTTCTGTAATCCCGTTAACGTACCGAACAACTCTGTACATCGGCATTCTCCTTTGCGGCTTAGAAAAAAGCCGTAAAGACATTGTCTCATATTTACGAGCAACTTTGAACAGAGCGTAAACAGTTTACATACCCTTACATCTTTATAGGTAAACATAATTTTAGGAGAATAAACAAGAGAAAGAGGGATCCTATAAAAAATTGTCTAAATGAGCAGTTACTTAGAAGATATACAAGACAGAGATGAAGACGAAGTTATATTGTGAGTATTATGCCCGTTACTTATGTGGAATCAAAAGCACGGTAAACAACACTACGAGATCAAGTAATGATGAAACGCACATGATTTTGAAAATAAAAAGATTATTGGTGTGAATATAAGCTATAATTTTATAAAAGTGCTTATACATTAAAGGTAAAAGGGGATGTGTTGATGAATGCTTCGTTTTTTCTGCGATTTAAAGCTTTTATGATTGATTATCTACTTATTCTCATTTATTTACTTATTCTATTTATAGTCAATGTACTAATATTTCCATCTCTACAAGAATTTTTTACAGGCTCGTTGATTGTAGCGCAATTTGCAGGATTTATCATGGTCACATTCCCTGTTTCACTTTATTTCATTATTAGCGACTCTTCAATTGGTAAACAATCTTTTGGAAAAAGGAAAGTCGGTATACGAGTTGTGGGATACAATGGGCAAGAACTATCAATTTTTCATTTAACTTTTCGAACGATGTTAAAATTTTTGCCTTGGGAATTGTCACATTTTCTTGTGTATCGTCTTGTTTATATAGGTAATAATGAAGTCCCATTTAGCTATTATTTGGTTGGCGGGCTCATTTACGCACTTATGTTTTCGTATATATTGTCAGCCATTTTTACAAAAAAAAGACAATCCCTGTACGACATTGTGGCAAAAACACAAGTATTGAAAATTAAATAAGTATTTGAGTAAAAGGTTTAGCTAAAACGGAGGTGTCATAAAGTTACGGTTTTGGAGCTTAGTCCTATGAAATTATTCCTCGCAAGATTGATGATACCATATGGTAAGACTGTGTGGAGTGCATTTTAAAAGAACTAGAAGAGGGTAAAGCACTTCATTTATTGTTTCATTAGTAACTTCTTAATTGTATATAGCTGTATAGAATGTCATTCTCATAATAAGAAGTAACATACCAATTATTCATAACTATACTTTAGGTGCAATCATCTACGCGGGGTAATTGTATTGATTTTTCTACGTTGTTACTATGAGTACACTTATTTTCCTAGGTCTTTCTGATAAAAAAATGAGATTAAGAAAAAATAAATTTGATGTACTGAAGAGAGCTTCCTACTAGGTGGTTCTCTTTTTGTGTATTAAACCCTGATTTTGTTATTCCAATTATCATAAATGGATTTCAGTTTACTACATTGTGTGAAGAAGACCAGTTGAAAGAGACCAACTCAACTATCTATACACGAACTAAAAAAATGATTAACGACCTTTGATAAATCTTGCTTCTGGTCTCTTTGTGTATTGAACCAATATAAATACGAAGAGATATAGATGCTACTTGTAATGGAAAGCAGACTCAGTAAGTGTTGCGATTTCAACGTAGTTCTCTCAATGGTCAAAATGGAGGAGTGTCAGATGACAAACGAAAATAGTAATAGTGTGAACATGCTTGAAGATTCAGCTTTTTATAGTGGTGTTACAACTAGAGAAGGAAGAAAGAATGGTACTACTTACTATGTAACTGTAATCGAAGTTTCAGAAGGGGGCACTCTTAAACATGGGTTAGCTAATAACGCACAAACAGGTGAAACTGCAAGGTCATTTGCACAACGTAACTCAAATACAGTTACAATAAATGCAGGTATTTTTCACCCTACTCAAATGACTTTATCGGGAGTCAATATTGTTAATCGGAGGATTCTATCCGATAGAAGAACAGATAAAGCTAGATACATCCTTGCGTTTAATGATAACAATCAATTTAAAGTATTTCGACCTCAGACTACAGCAACCACAATTATTAATGAGGGTTATACGAATGCAGTCACTGGGTTTATCCCTTTAATAGAAAATGGTGCTAAACTTCCGCAGACTGTTTATGATGACTATGAGCATAATCAAAATCCTCAGCCCGCACAAATTTTTGGTCAAAAGATTACTGGAGATATTGTCATTTTGACTGTAGATGGTCGTACGAATTTTGATAGGGGCTTCACTTCCCATGAGTCAGCAGAAATCATGTTGCAAGAGGAGGTTGCTTTTGCTTTTACACTGGATGGCGGTGGAAGTGCTCAAACTGTAGTGAGAGGTGCCATGGTTAATCGTTCAATCGATAATAATGGCATGACTGAAAGAAAAGTACCTGATTTCTTCTACATTCAAAAACCAGTGAACGGTGTTTCGGCTCAAGATCTTTACTCGTTGGGATCTGACGTTGGCAGAATCTCTAAACGCCTTCAAGAAGTAGAATCTATGGTACAGCGAATTGATGAATACAACAGGGGCTTTATACAACTTCGAGGAGAGGAGGGTTATAAAACCCAAGGAATTGAAGTGTGGGAGGGTAACAAGCGCAAAGTGAAATTAAATTTACGAGAAGAATTTATGTCTTTGTACGATTATCAAAATGATCGAACAGTCTTTAGAGTTCAACCAGATGGTACGATCTCATCTTTAAAAGGGACACTAGGCACGTTCCATAGTCAATCCAAAGCTGTAACAGATGCAAATGCAATAAGCGAGAACGGTCGCTACTGGATCAGACAAACTGACGCTACGAATGTTCCTGCCGGACAAACAGCTTGGATGATTGATCACTATCAGTTAAATAATGATGCTTTGCAAATAGCTACACCATTTGTACAATCTTCCATTGGATTAAGAAAACGTAGAAAGACTGGTGGAACATGGACATCTTGGATTAACGCCTAGCATATTGACTCCTTAGTTGCACTAAGGAGTTTTTAATGCTTATTCACTCTTATAATAGATAAATTTACCTATTTCTATTGTATTGTCTAAATCATCTTATATATAATATCGGTGTAGTGTAAACGGAAGGGTGATGAGGGATGGGTTTTTTTGATCTAAAAGCAATATGTGCGGTCTGCGATGGTGAAGCAGGGTTACATCGGTATAGAATTGCTAACAAAGAATGGGTTTGTCCTACTTGTTATAAAAAGGCTGGTTCTAGTTTAAAGAAATTTATTGCGAAAGCGACCGCCGATGAAATTAGAGAAGCAATAGCGAAAACTAGCAATAACTCAGCAGAATTGGATCATTTTAAGGCGACAAAGAAAATTGGAACACTAGTAGAATTTGATGATCATCAAAAAAAATGGTTGGTATTGTCAGAAATACTCGGAAGAAGAAATCGTTCAATCGTTTATCGGTACGAGGACATACTCGACTTTGAATTACTGGATGATGGCGAAACGATTGCAAGCGGTGGCCAAGGGAGAGCGCCTATTAATGGAGGGTATTTTAGTCATACCGGAACAATGGCTGGAGGTTTAACTGGCAAGCGTAGAACCCGGGGTGTGTGTAATAGTTTACAAATTAAAGTAACGATGAATGATATAAACGATCCAGTCGTTTACATACATTTTTTGAAAAATGCTAAGTCAAAAAGAGATGAATTGGTGTATCGGTCTTTATTTGAAGAAGCTCAAGAATGTCTATCGACGTTTCAGGTTATTTGTGATCGGGAGAGTAATCAAAAACCCCTTACTGAAACAGCTTTTTCAGTAGCAGATGAAATTAAAAAATTTAAAGAATTACTTGATGATGGAATCATTACAGAGGAAGAATTTCATAAAAAGAAACTTGAGCTTTTACGTTAAAAAGAACCCTTATTGGTATTGCCCCTAAATAGTTAGAGTGCCAAGCTAGCATTTGGGGTGTAGTACCATTAAGGGTTTATTTTTTTGTCCGGAATTAGATGGATGTGATCAAAGATCCAAATAGTTCACATGCCTAAGTATGTTGTGGTTCTTGGAATAAGCGAATGATTAATCAAAGAAAACTTGTACGTTTCAAGAAAATATTAGGAAAAACGCTAAAAAAGAAGAAATTCTTTTATTTTTCGACAGCAATATTTTTATTGTTGCTTTATAATAAACAATAATCACATCGTACATCATCGTAGTGAAGAGGAGGGTCTTTCTTGTCTGATTATCTATATCAACTTGTTAGAAATTATTTAAGTATAGAAGGGAATAAGCAAGTAGACATCTCAAAAGCAACAGGAATATCGAAGCCGCTTATTTCTATGTTTTTGGATAAGAAAGGTCAAAAAGATCTGCAATTTTCTAATTCCTTTGCTATTATTCGCTATATTGAAAAAGAAGATTACTTAGATGTGATGGATGATTACTGTCGGACGCTGACAAAGCCAATTGGTATTTTGAGTTCGCTTGAATATGCTTCGAATTTTAACAGAAGAGACTTGCTTGATGATTTGTTATCTGTTCATCAAGATCATAAAGGCGAAGTGAAAGAATGGATAGAGATATACCGGTTTGAGCGGGATAAAGATTTACTGACTTCAGAAATGGCGTGGGAAAGATGTCGAAGCTTATTTGGGAAAGTGACTATTCCAGAAGCGCTTTTAAAGCTGGAATTAATTGAATCCACGTTAACATTTAAACAAAATTTCTATGATATGAACAACTTTCTGGCAAGAACGGATCGGAAAGTACATGTGTTACGAGAAGGGTTCTTGAAAGATTCGTTGTTACTTAAATACGATTTACAGCGAGCTTATGATAGTTTATATAACCGCATCGATATTCAAGATGCGATACAAAATGCCAATAACATTCTTAAAAGTCCTCTAGCTTCTGATTTCATTGTAGCTAGTGCAAATCACTTACTTGGACACGCCTATCAGGGCCATTCCGTCGATTTGGCTATACGTTATTTGGAGATGGCTCAAGCTTGTTATAAAAAAGCAAATTCAAAGAAACACGAAGAAATGGAGCAAGATATTGCGTTTGTCTTAAGTATACACAATGTTATCCATGACCGTTGTTTAAGTTGTGGAGATGAAGAAGAAGTGGCACATCAACACTACGTTCGAGGGGAGGTGAATAAAGCAATACGGTTGCTTAAGAATCAAAGTCAACTAAGTCCTTTTGGTAAGCTCTATTTAGGTTTATGTACAAAAAATGTACATCAAGTGTTTGAAGGTTACGGCGAAATGAAGCAAAGTGGTAACAATTACTTTGCAACGTTCTTCACAACAAAGCTAGATAGTATAATTTAAAGAGGTGTTGGCGTATAAAAAAGGTAATGATAAGTATCATCGTTGTGATGTTATTTTTACTAAGTTCGCCCTTTGCTCAACTGACAACTGGTACTATACCTGAGTTAGTTGAAATAAAAGGCGGACCGACGCAACCCGGCGGATCTTAATAGGACTGTAAAACCATTTTAAACATATAGATAAAGAAACTACATTTCGTTTATGATACAAAGACTCCTTAGAGAGTCTTTTTTCGTTTTGCAAGAGTTTTGTGGAGGGACGCTCTTATTTCTCGGTAAAAAATGATGGTGTTCATAAACAGAATTCCCCCGATTACTCTTACGCTACGGGCAAGCCACTCTAGCTCAATTGTTACAGAAAGCATAGTGAGGATTGGTCCAAGTGCAAGCAGTAAAAGCATGATCGTACGTTTTGTGTTCATTCTGTAGTCCTTTCCTAAAACAATATATGCTTACAGTGTAGCAAGAAAAATAAAGAGTAGGAATCTTTTTCAGTTGTAACATGGTAGTAGTGCAGTGGGAACAATATTTATTTGAACTAGGCATTTGTTTTAACCGTGGTACAATCGTTACATAAGATAAAAGAAAAACGTCCACGGAGTGTGAGGAGTTATGCAGTTATACAAGACACATATTATTCATCCCCATACCCATGTACCTCTTATTGTGTATTACAATCAAACAGAGGGATTTGTTAGCTTTGAGCGAGATGAAAAGGTTTTAAAAGCGATTTATAATGTGAAGCGGGACTTGGCATTAAACAAGCAGTTTCAGGAGAGTCTTCGGAGAGCAACGCAGCTTTGTCAAACACAATATCCGCTTGATACGTTAAGGCAAGCAGAGCAGTTTTTAAAGAAGCTTGGTATTGAGGAACAGAGTATCAAGTTCGAGAAAGTGCTGCTTCATTAAAAAATCGCATGGTATCAGTTGTATCTGAAACCATGCGTTTTATCGTTAGTTTAACAATTGTTTAAGTGCGGCTACCGGTTCATTGTAGTCAAATGTAAAACCGTGTTGAATGGCTTTACGAGGAAAGATGTAAGCTCCGTCGAGGATGAGCGTACTCATTTCACCGAGGGCGGTTTTTATAGCGAAAGATGGTGCAGGCATCCAATGTGGACGACTCATCACGTTAGCAATGGTTCGGTTTAGTTGATTCATACGAACAGGGTGAGGCGCAGTGGCATTTAAAGGGCCAGAGATTGCTTCTTCCTCTATGGCAAATAAAAACAAGCGAATTAAATCGTTTATGTGTATCCAAGACATCCATTGCTTCCCTGAGCCCACTTTACCGCCAACAAAGAATTTGTAAGGAAGAAGCATCTTCGGAAGTGCGCCTCCTTTTGTGTCTAAAACTAT from Shouchella hunanensis includes these protein-coding regions:
- a CDS encoding DUF4428 domain-containing protein, giving the protein MGFFDLKAICAVCDGEAGLHRYRIANKEWVCPTCYKKAGSSLKKFIAKATADEIREAIAKTSNNSAELDHFKATKKIGTLVEFDDHQKKWLVLSEILGRRNRSIVYRYEDILDFELLDDGETIASGGQGRAPINGGYFSHTGTMAGGLTGKRRTRGVCNSLQIKVTMNDINDPVVYIHFLKNAKSKRDELVYRSLFEEAQECLSTFQVICDRESNQKPLTETAFSVADEIKKFKELLDDGIITEEEFHKKKLELLR
- a CDS encoding RDD family protein, translating into MNASFFLRFKAFMIDYLLILIYLLILFIVNVLIFPSLQEFFTGSLIVAQFAGFIMVTFPVSLYFIISDSSIGKQSFGKRKVGIRVVGYNGQELSIFHLTFRTMLKFLPWELSHFLVYRLVYIGNNEVPFSYYLVGGLIYALMFSYILSAIFTKKRQSLYDIVAKTQVLKIK
- a CDS encoding AimR family lysis-lysogeny pheromone receptor, which translates into the protein MSDYLYQLVRNYLSIEGNKQVDISKATGISKPLISMFLDKKGQKDLQFSNSFAIIRYIEKEDYLDVMDDYCRTLTKPIGILSSLEYASNFNRRDLLDDLLSVHQDHKGEVKEWIEIYRFERDKDLLTSEMAWERCRSLFGKVTIPEALLKLELIESTLTFKQNFYDMNNFLARTDRKVHVLREGFLKDSLLLKYDLQRAYDSLYNRIDIQDAIQNANNILKSPLASDFIVASANHLLGHAYQGHSVDLAIRYLEMAQACYKKANSKKHEEMEQDIAFVLSIHNVIHDRCLSCGDEEEVAHQHYVRGEVNKAIRLLKNQSQLSPFGKLYLGLCTKNVHQVFEGYGEMKQSGNNYFATFFTTKLDSII
- a CDS encoding phosphodiester glycosidase family protein; amino-acid sequence: MTNENSNSVNMLEDSAFYSGVTTREGRKNGTTYYVTVIEVSEGGTLKHGLANNAQTGETARSFAQRNSNTVTINAGIFHPTQMTLSGVNIVNRRILSDRRTDKARYILAFNDNNQFKVFRPQTTATTIINEGYTNAVTGFIPLIENGAKLPQTVYDDYEHNQNPQPAQIFGQKITGDIVILTVDGRTNFDRGFTSHESAEIMLQEEVAFAFTLDGGGSAQTVVRGAMVNRSIDNNGMTERKVPDFFYIQKPVNGVSAQDLYSLGSDVGRISKRLQEVESMVQRIDEYNRGFIQLRGEEGYKTQGIEVWEGNKRKVKLNLREEFMSLYDYQNDRTVFRVQPDGTISSLKGTLGTFHSQSKAVTDANAISENGRYWIRQTDATNVPAGQTAWMIDHYQLNNDALQIATPFVQSSIGLRKRRKTGGTWTSWINA